The Desmonostoc muscorum LEGE 12446 genome includes a region encoding these proteins:
- a CDS encoding tetratricopeptide repeat protein yields MSEKYLFSQWLRLFFQVTLSGCSAFVVLAAPTITNYPGSKLLAENAISQDLEAASFFQQGVMRYNRNDLQGAEYAFRQGLEKDPNLSAARNYLGNIFLQQNRLDEAVQEYAEAIKISPNFSEAYYNLGLVLHRQGEKQAAITAYRQSLVINPTNATTLYNLGLVLYEQGQLQEAIAAYQQAINLDNSKANAYFNLAIALQQQGNIEMAIATYRQVLQLDPKNATAYNNMASLLAIHGQPAEAISVYRQAIRQNPKNASAYYNLGVTLYNQGDIKKANGAFKRAHNEYRQQGNIEQAQKIEQLMQQIGQKREQQQPQASQTATPSQTPDSTSNVEQTSVPQTQNQPETPTETPASPSDVPISVEPQSSSTSSGQ; encoded by the coding sequence ATGTCTGAAAAATACCTATTTTCTCAGTGGTTACGTTTATTTTTCCAAGTGACACTCTCTGGTTGTTCTGCGTTTGTGGTTTTGGCTGCACCAACAATTACTAATTACCCAGGAAGCAAGCTGCTAGCAGAAAACGCCATTTCTCAAGACTTAGAAGCAGCAAGCTTTTTCCAACAGGGAGTCATGCGCTATAACCGCAACGATTTACAGGGTGCAGAATACGCCTTTCGCCAAGGATTGGAGAAAGATCCTAACCTGAGTGCAGCACGGAACTATCTAGGCAATATATTCTTGCAGCAAAATCGCCTGGATGAGGCTGTGCAAGAATATGCAGAAGCGATTAAGATTAGTCCCAATTTTAGTGAAGCTTATTACAACTTGGGATTAGTGTTGCATCGACAAGGAGAAAAACAAGCTGCGATTACTGCTTATCGCCAAAGCTTGGTAATTAATCCCACAAACGCCACAACCTTGTATAATTTGGGTTTGGTACTGTATGAACAAGGACAGTTACAGGAAGCGATCGCTGCATATCAACAAGCAATTAATCTTGATAACAGCAAAGCCAACGCCTATTTTAACTTAGCGATCGCCTTGCAACAACAAGGAAATATAGAAATGGCGATCGCAACTTATCGTCAAGTCTTACAGCTAGATCCAAAAAATGCCACAGCCTACAACAATATGGCAAGTTTGCTAGCAATTCATGGTCAACCTGCTGAGGCCATTTCCGTTTATCGGCAAGCTATTCGCCAAAATCCTAAAAATGCCTCAGCTTACTATAACTTGGGAGTAACTTTATATAACCAGGGCGACATTAAAAAAGCCAATGGAGCATTTAAACGTGCCCATAACGAATATCGTCAGCAAGGCAATATTGAACAAGCCCAAAAAATTGAACAGCTAATGCAGCAAATTGGCCAAAAAAGAGAGCAACAGCAACCTCAAGCCAGTCAAACTGCTACTCCCTCCCAGACTCCAGATTCTACAAGTAATGTAGAACAAACATCTGTGCCACAGACGCAAAACCAACCAGAAACTCCTACCGAAACACCCGCCAGCCCCAGTGATGTACCTATTTCAGTTGAACCACAGTCCAGTTCAACGAGTTCCGGACAATGA
- the queA gene encoding tRNA preQ1(34) S-adenosylmethionine ribosyltransferase-isomerase QueA, translated as MKQKISRLNCNNNFSSQTKDLELDCSVAGYDYELPPELIAQNPAFPRDSSQLLVVNSPTTGIETAPLNHIFRDLPALLRSGDLLVMNNTKVIPARLYGHKSTGAQIEVLLLEERQHNCWLALVKPGKRFKPGSRIFFEVRQLGIRDWGLGIGDWEESSPAPSSQSPVPSPQLTATVLETDAATGGRLLQFDVPEGKSLVQLLEVFGEVPLPPYITASEAADEQYQTVYAQKPGAIAAPTAGLHFTPELLQKLRDRQINQAFVTLHVGVGTFRPVEVEDVTTHQMHEEWIEVPATTVEQIRATQAAGGRIIAVGTTAVRALEGAAESGHLEPFCGKTDLFIYPGYQWRVVDGLITNFHLPRSSLLMLVSALIGRQRLLNIYHEAIASRYRFYSFGDAMLILPEGVG; from the coding sequence ATGAAGCAAAAAATATCACGACTTAATTGTAACAACAACTTTAGTTCACAAACAAAAGATTTGGAATTAGATTGTTCGGTAGCTGGGTATGACTATGAACTACCTCCAGAACTAATTGCCCAAAACCCAGCGTTTCCTAGAGATAGCTCCCAGTTATTGGTGGTTAATTCTCCCACTACAGGCATTGAAACAGCACCTCTAAACCACATTTTCCGTGATTTACCTGCACTGTTGCGGTCTGGTGATTTGTTGGTGATGAATAATACAAAAGTTATTCCAGCGCGGCTTTATGGTCATAAGTCTACTGGTGCCCAAATCGAGGTATTGCTGCTGGAAGAGAGGCAACATAACTGTTGGTTAGCTTTAGTTAAGCCAGGAAAACGCTTTAAACCGGGATCGAGGATTTTTTTTGAAGTGAGGCAATTAGGGATTAGGGATTGGGGATTAGGGATTGGGGATTGGGAAGAATCTTCCCCAGCCCCTAGTTCCCAGTCCCCAGTACCCAGTCCCCAACTCACAGCTACGGTTTTAGAAACAGACGCCGCAACTGGGGGGCGTTTGTTGCAATTTGATGTGCCTGAGGGAAAATCTTTGGTGCAATTGTTAGAGGTTTTTGGTGAAGTACCGTTACCGCCTTACATTACGGCCTCCGAAGCTGCTGATGAACAGTATCAAACAGTTTATGCCCAAAAGCCAGGAGCGATCGCAGCTCCGACGGCAGGATTACACTTTACCCCAGAATTATTACAAAAGTTGCGCGATCGCCAAATTAATCAAGCTTTTGTAACGCTACATGTTGGTGTGGGCACATTTCGCCCCGTGGAAGTGGAGGACGTAACTACCCACCAAATGCATGAAGAATGGATTGAAGTTCCCGCCACCACAGTAGAGCAAATCCGCGCCACTCAAGCCGCTGGCGGTCGGATTATTGCTGTAGGCACAACAGCAGTACGGGCTTTAGAAGGGGCGGCTGAATCTGGTCATTTAGAACCATTTTGTGGTAAGACAGACTTGTTTATTTATCCGGGTTACCAATGGCGAGTAGTTGATGGTTTAATTACGAATTTTCACTTGCCACGTTCGAGTTTGCTGATGTTGGTGAGTGCGCTCATTGGTAGACAAAGGTTGTTGAATATATATCACGAAGCGATCGCTTCTCGGTATCGTTTCTATTCCTTCGGTGATGCCATGCTAATTTTACCGGAAGGTGTGGGGTAG